A window of the Oscillospiraceae bacterium genome harbors these coding sequences:
- a CDS encoding sialate O-acetylesterase, producing the protein MKKEAFFCAAVFSSHMVLQREKAVEIFGAGRAGSRVTVTIDGCRAQSAVKESRWCVKLPPHSAGGPYTMAVTDGTDTFTFTDVLFGEVWLAGGQSNMEFELQNCKGGRAELTACQNDQLRFYNVGKCANQNEELLESERKNCWRVSSEKACADVSAVAYFCAKKLQKELQVPVGIIDCYWGGTSISCWMPKEQLMRSLAGRRYIDVFQEQVGSTTDEEFERDMQAFQIKIDAWNDRVKQCRAVDPDISWAALSERCGACPWPPPIGWPSPYRPAGLYETMLQRVMPYTIRGFLYYQGEQDEDYCKDYGEMMLYLIAQWRADWHDEALPFLFVQLPMYAAKEEYDKGLDNGRWCILRQKQQWVCRFVCGTAMAVALDCGELDNMHPTNKEPVGCRLALQALQKVYGFPVKADGPVCTGCRPEGHSLRAFFAHTGGFLQLKGPCGSAFETAGEDGRFFAAQAQVQGQTLLLTAAKVPMPCQVRYAWKNFAQTPLYGAENLPAAPFCR; encoded by the coding sequence ATGAAAAAGGAAGCATTCTTTTGTGCGGCTGTATTTTCCAGTCACATGGTTTTACAGCGTGAAAAAGCAGTGGAAATTTTCGGTGCCGGCCGTGCGGGCAGCCGCGTGACGGTTACAATCGACGGCTGCCGTGCACAGTCTGCTGTCAAAGAAAGCAGATGGTGTGTCAAGCTGCCGCCGCACTCAGCCGGTGGGCCGTACACCATGGCAGTAACCGACGGCACAGATACTTTTACCTTTACAGATGTACTGTTTGGTGAGGTCTGGCTTGCGGGCGGGCAGAGCAACATGGAGTTTGAGCTGCAGAACTGCAAGGGCGGCAGGGCAGAACTGACCGCCTGCCAAAATGACCAGCTGCGCTTTTATAATGTAGGAAAATGTGCAAACCAAAATGAAGAACTGCTGGAGTCGGAACGGAAGAACTGCTGGCGGGTCAGCTCTGAAAAAGCCTGTGCAGATGTTTCTGCGGTTGCCTATTTCTGTGCAAAAAAGCTGCAGAAAGAGCTGCAGGTGCCAGTTGGTATTATCGATTGCTACTGGGGTGGCACCTCTATCAGCTGCTGGATGCCAAAAGAGCAGCTGATGCGCTCCTTAGCGGGCCGGCGGTATATCGATGTGTTTCAGGAGCAGGTCGGCAGCACAACGGATGAGGAATTTGAGCGGGACATGCAGGCGTTTCAGATAAAAATTGACGCTTGGAATGACCGCGTCAAACAATGCCGTGCAGTAGACCCGGATATTTCCTGGGCAGCACTCAGTGAGCGCTGCGGGGCATGCCCGTGGCCGCCGCCTATCGGCTGGCCTTCACCGTACCGGCCCGCCGGGCTGTACGAGACTATGCTGCAGCGCGTCATGCCGTACACAATCCGCGGCTTTCTGTATTATCAGGGAGAACAGGATGAGGACTACTGCAAAGATTACGGCGAGATGATGCTTTACCTGATTGCCCAGTGGCGTGCTGATTGGCATGACGAGGCGTTGCCATTCCTGTTTGTGCAGCTGCCCATGTATGCCGCAAAAGAAGAGTATGACAAAGGTCTGGACAATGGCCGCTGGTGTATTCTGCGGCAAAAGCAGCAGTGGGTCTGCCGCTTTGTGTGCGGCACGGCAATGGCGGTTGCACTGGACTGCGGGGAGCTCGACAACATGCACCCGACCAACAAAGAGCCCGTTGGCTGCCGCTTAGCGCTGCAGGCTCTGCAGAAAGTGTACGGCTTCCCGGTAAAGGCAGATGGTCCGGTCTGCACAGGCTGCCGCCCGGAAGGACATTCTCTGCGTGCTTTTTTTGCGCACACAGGCGGTTTCCTGCAGCTCAAAGGGCCCTGCGGCAGTGCATTTGAGACTGCCGGAGAAGACGGCCGCTTCTTTGCTGCACAAGCGCAGGTGCAGGGACAAACCCTGCTGCTCACCGCTGCAAAGGTGCCCATGCCTTGCCAAGTGCGGTATGCGTGGAAAAATTTTGCACAGACGCCGCTTTACGGCGCAGAAAATCTGCCGGCGGCACCTTTTTGCCGCTGA
- a CDS encoding LytTR family DNA-binding domain-containing protein, with product MPIPIKIAVCDDDAVFCEQLKQEIAQYFASRQLEVEISVFHSGEELTAQPKSYHLAFLDIEMEKMNGIQAGRWLKKQNPDVLLFFITAYDCYLDDAFDLDAFRYLKKPVDKDRLYHGLDVALQNNHRLSCMIDGKLRIIFVRDIVCVYAEKGKSVLITQDSTFYTAYPLAHWKKQLYEPFFSQPHSSYIINFYYVAKFEKEAVTLQYGKNQMKIYISQRRYYPFRHDFFQWMESGQNT from the coding sequence ATGCCGATACCGATAAAAATTGCAGTATGTGACGATGACGCCGTTTTTTGCGAGCAGCTGAAACAGGAAATTGCACAGTACTTTGCGTCGCGGCAGTTGGAGGTGGAAATCTCTGTTTTTCATTCCGGAGAAGAGCTGACAGCACAGCCTAAAAGTTACCATTTGGCTTTTTTGGATATCGAAATGGAGAAAATGAACGGAATTCAGGCGGGCCGTTGGCTGAAAAAGCAAAACCCAGACGTGCTTCTGTTTTTCATTACGGCGTATGACTGCTACTTGGACGATGCCTTTGACCTCGACGCATTTCGGTACCTGAAAAAACCGGTGGACAAAGACCGCCTGTACCATGGGCTGGACGTTGCCCTGCAAAACAACCACCGCCTTTCCTGCATGATTGACGGCAAACTGCGTATCATTTTTGTACGGGATATTGTGTGTGTGTACGCCGAAAAAGGAAAATCTGTTTTAATTACGCAGGACAGTACCTTTTATACAGCTTATCCCCTGGCACATTGGAAAAAGCAGCTGTACGAGCCTTTCTTTTCGCAGCCGCACAGCAGCTATATTATCAATTTCTATTATGTTGCCAAGTTTGAAAAGGAAGCGGTAACCCTGCAGTACGGCAAAAATCAAATGAAAATTTACATCTCGCAAAGAAGGTACTACCCCTTTCGGCATGACTTTTTTCAGTGGATGGAGAGCGGGCAGAATACATGA
- a CDS encoding ATP-binding protein produces MIHDIKNHLAAIEILAEKGDTEKIKNYIASIDKSYQLPTQAVAQTGSILNAICSYKQEQCEKEDISFTVQNTGADFAFLDDADLCTVLTNLLDNAMEASRVSQEKKVSVLFSARKNCFQTMNVCNSCDRPPLLFGRCLISRKKGSGHGLGMRSIETVVKKYSGVLDYRYDDKKRVFHANVLFPQPASFAHKTALAASGKKTKAVK; encoded by the coding sequence TTGATCCATGATATCAAAAATCATTTAGCTGCGATCGAAATATTAGCAGAAAAAGGCGATACAGAAAAAATTAAAAACTATATTGCCTCTATTGATAAAAGCTATCAGCTTCCTACACAGGCTGTGGCACAGACAGGCAGTATTTTAAATGCTATCTGCAGCTATAAGCAGGAACAGTGTGAAAAAGAAGACATTTCTTTTACCGTGCAGAATACGGGTGCTGACTTCGCTTTTTTGGATGATGCAGATCTCTGCACAGTTTTAACCAACTTGTTGGATAATGCAATGGAGGCCAGCCGTGTTTCACAGGAAAAGAAAGTTTCGGTTTTGTTTTCTGCCCGCAAAAACTGTTTCCAGACGATGAATGTATGTAACAGCTGTGACAGGCCGCCACTGCTTTTTGGCCGCTGCTTGATTTCGCGCAAAAAGGGCAGTGGGCATGGTTTGGGTATGCGCAGCATTGAGACGGTCGTAAAAAAATACAGTGGTGTGCTGGACTACCGCTATGACGACAAAAAGCGGGTGTTTCATGCCAATGTCCTTTTTCCGCAACCGGCTTCTTTTGCTCATAAAACAGCTCTTGCTGCTTCAGGAAAAAAGACAAAAGCTGTAAAATGA
- a CDS encoding LacI family DNA-binding transcriptional regulator has product MNITEIAKLAGVSKAAVSRYFNGGYLSAEKSEAVRRVVEQTGYEPNVQAQMLRRQRTRQIGVVLPKLSSESCARVTDGISSVLSGYGYQLMLANTANDPSKEIAYLDLLRRHHVEGVIFLASIFTPEHDSVLKNMHIPVVIVGQRHAGYNCVYHDDRGAAEAVTSLMLRHGCRRPGYIGVTAKDHAAGYERLQGYLQALKAAGLHAQERFMKTAAFNMDAGYEKAKELLCERERPDGIFCATDNIAVGAMQYCRKTGLRIPQDVMVAGIGDSRMAQVTAVPLTSAHLFYKTSGEEAAQMMLTLLQKHTSGTRSLQLGFQVAERESTHR; this is encoded by the coding sequence ATGAATATTACCGAGATTGCAAAGTTGGCGGGCGTCTCAAAGGCGGCGGTCAGCCGCTACTTTAACGGCGGGTATTTAAGTGCGGAAAAGAGTGAAGCAGTCAGGCGGGTAGTGGAGCAGACTGGCTATGAGCCAAATGTGCAGGCGCAAATGCTGCGCCGCCAGCGCACCCGGCAAATCGGCGTGGTGCTGCCAAAACTGAGCAGCGAAAGCTGCGCCCGCGTGACAGACGGTATCAGTTCTGTCCTGAGCGGCTATGGCTACCAGTTGATGCTGGCGAATACGGCAAATGACCCGAGCAAAGAGATTGCCTATCTTGACCTGCTGCGCCGGCACCATGTTGAGGGGGTCATTTTCCTTGCCAGTATTTTTACGCCGGAGCACGACAGCGTGCTGAAAAACATGCACATTCCGGTAGTCATTGTCGGGCAGCGGCATGCGGGCTACAACTGTGTCTATCACGATGACCGTGGTGCGGCAGAGGCCGTAACCAGTTTAATGCTGCGCCATGGCTGTCGCAGGCCCGGCTATATCGGGGTCACGGCAAAAGACCACGCCGCCGGCTACGAGCGGCTGCAGGGCTATCTGCAGGCGCTGAAAGCGGCCGGCCTGCATGCGCAAGAGCGCTTTATGAAAACGGCTGCGTTCAATATGGATGCCGGCTATGAAAAAGCGAAAGAACTGCTTTGCGAGCGTGAGCGGCCCGACGGCATTTTCTGTGCGACTGACAACATCGCTGTCGGTGCCATGCAGTACTGCCGTAAGACCGGCCTGCGCATTCCACAGGACGTGATGGTTGCCGGCATTGGGGATTCCCGCATGGCGCAGGTCACAGCGGTGCCGCTGACCAGTGCACATCTTTTTTATAAAACCAGCGGGGAAGAGGCCGCGCAGATGATGCTGACGCTGCTGCAAAAACATACGAGCGGCACCCGCAGTCTGCAGCTTGGTTTTCAGGTGGCTGAGCGCGAGTCTACCCACCGATAA
- a CDS encoding glucose PTS transporter subunit IIA, whose protein sequence is MDYKSCAQQILKEIGGKDNLISAAHCATRLRLVISDNSKCNKEHLENIDGVKGVFEASGQLQIIIGTGTVNNVYDEFIKAAGVTGATKEEAKQAAVNKAPLWRRAIKVLSDIFVPIIPAIVASGLLMGLLNGFASIYPAIANDGSYKLVSLFSNAAFVFLPVLIAISAAKAFGGNQFLGAVIGMIMIHPDLTNAYTAATMLAAGKSVPQVSVWFGLYNINLVGYQGHVIPIIIAVWVMCLIEKKLHKIVPSMLDLFVTPLVSVLVTGYLSLTIFGPVFSFLESGLLSGIKALITLPYGIGGLICGGVYAPIVVTGLHQMFNGLETGLLSAYKYNNWMPIATAANIAQGAAALAVALKTRNAKTKSMALPSSLSAFLGITEPAIFGVNLRFVKPFACGCIGGAIGGMFASWMGIKATAMGITGLFGIMITTAYLPQYLLEMAISFAVSFGLTMLVYREKKPETITVAAGTEQAKPALRADGKTEISSPLTGSIVALKDVPDATFAEGILGQGVAVQPTEGKVVAPADGVVSTLFETHHAIGLTLDSGEELLIHIGLNTVELEGEGYMAHVEVDDRVTKGQTLITFDIPLIEKKGYKTVTPVIVTNSDAYDVSVLAQGSVQSMQPLLATKKGVQG, encoded by the coding sequence ATGGACTACAAATCTTGTGCACAGCAGATCTTAAAGGAGATTGGCGGCAAAGATAATCTGATTAGCGCGGCGCACTGCGCGACCCGGCTGCGGCTGGTTATCTCTGACAACAGCAAATGCAACAAAGAGCATCTGGAAAACATCGATGGCGTAAAGGGCGTGTTTGAGGCGTCTGGGCAGCTGCAGATTATCATCGGCACCGGTACAGTCAACAATGTTTACGACGAATTTATCAAAGCGGCCGGCGTGACCGGCGCAACCAAAGAAGAGGCAAAACAGGCGGCTGTAAACAAAGCCCCCCTGTGGCGCAGAGCAATTAAGGTACTGTCCGATATCTTTGTACCGATTATTCCCGCTATCGTGGCAAGCGGCCTTTTAATGGGCCTTTTAAACGGCTTTGCCTCGATTTACCCCGCGATCGCAAATGACGGTTCTTACAAATTGGTTTCTCTGTTTAGTAACGCGGCATTCGTTTTTCTGCCGGTGCTTATCGCCATCAGCGCGGCAAAAGCGTTTGGCGGCAACCAATTTCTAGGTGCCGTTATCGGTATGATCATGATTCACCCGGACCTGACCAACGCCTATACGGCGGCAACTATGCTGGCTGCCGGAAAATCCGTTCCGCAGGTGAGCGTTTGGTTTGGCCTGTACAACATCAATCTGGTTGGCTACCAGGGGCATGTCATTCCCATCATCATTGCTGTATGGGTTATGTGCCTGATTGAAAAGAAACTGCACAAAATTGTTCCCTCTATGCTTGACCTGTTCGTTACACCGCTTGTTTCCGTTTTGGTAACCGGCTACCTTTCCCTGACCATCTTTGGGCCGGTGTTCTCTTTCTTAGAGAGCGGCCTGCTTTCAGGTATCAAAGCCCTGATTACCCTGCCCTATGGCATTGGCGGCCTGATTTGCGGCGGTGTTTATGCGCCGATTGTTGTTACCGGCCTGCATCAAATGTTCAACGGCCTTGAAACTGGCCTGCTTTCCGCGTACAAATACAACAACTGGATGCCGATTGCAACGGCGGCAAATATCGCACAGGGCGCAGCCGCTCTGGCAGTTGCACTGAAGACCAGAAACGCAAAGACCAAGTCAATGGCGCTGCCGTCCTCTCTTTCTGCTTTCCTCGGCATTACAGAGCCGGCAATCTTTGGTGTCAACCTTCGTTTTGTAAAGCCGTTTGCATGCGGCTGCATCGGCGGCGCGATTGGCGGCATGTTTGCCAGCTGGATGGGCATTAAGGCGACCGCCATGGGCATTACCGGCCTGTTTGGCATTATGATTACCACCGCGTACCTGCCCCAGTACCTTTTGGAAATGGCAATTTCGTTTGCGGTTTCGTTTGGGCTGACCATGCTGGTCTACCGCGAAAAGAAACCAGAGACAATCACTGTCGCTGCCGGCACAGAGCAGGCAAAGCCCGCCCTGCGTGCAGACGGAAAAACTGAGATTTCCAGCCCGCTTACAGGCAGCATTGTCGCACTGAAAGATGTACCGGATGCGACCTTTGCAGAGGGGATTTTAGGCCAGGGCGTTGCTGTACAGCCCACCGAGGGCAAGGTCGTTGCTCCTGCCGACGGTGTTGTCAGCACCCTGTTTGAGACACACCATGCCATTGGTTTGACTTTGGACAGCGGCGAGGAACTGCTCATTCACATCGGCCTGAATACTGTCGAGCTGGAGGGCGAGGGATATATGGCCCATGTTGAGGTTGATGACCGTGTTACAAAAGGGCAGACCCTTATCACCTTTGATATTCCACTGATTGAGAAAAAAGGCTACAAGACCGTTACGCCGGTTATCGTGACCAACAGCGATGCCTATGATGTTTCCGTCCTGGCACAGGGCAGTGTTCAGTCAATGCAGCCCCTGCTAGCGACAAAGAAAGGAGTGCAGGGATGA
- a CDS encoding glycoside hydrolase family 32 protein has product MSINRWRQAFHLEPPHGWLNDPNGLCWFGGRYHVFFQYSPESAAGAGEKCWGHYESPDFLHWQFTGIVLRPDTADDCSGVYSGSAVAAKEILHLFYTGNVKMPGSYDYITAGRGSNVLHVTSRDGRQMSPKRCLLRNADYPGCTCHVRDPKVWHSEQGWKMVLGARSTADKGQVLVFHGSDLDHWQYAATITTPEPFGYMWECPDYFRLDGRGVLSVSPQGLPHSALRYQNVYQSGWFSAAGKLEEGHLDAFTEWDRGFDFYAPQTFCAPDGRRILIGWMGLPDIAYQNPTTSLGWQHCLTVPRELSWDKKGRLCQHPVRELQALLGTAQTLSAGSSTAATLPFALSASPEKSFSITLAEGLTLRYNEEEKLCQLCFTDKALGGGRTLRSVQMDCCHDVQILVDRSSLEIYLNGGAVVFSTRFYPKEEEIALQLSGTDAALRPMRAMEVIGFVQ; this is encoded by the coding sequence ATGAGTATAAATCGCTGGCGTCAGGCGTTTCATCTCGAGCCGCCGCATGGCTGGCTCAACGACCCAAACGGCTTATGCTGGTTTGGCGGCAGATATCATGTGTTCTTTCAGTACAGCCCGGAAAGTGCCGCGGGTGCCGGCGAAAAATGCTGGGGCCATTACGAAAGCCCCGACTTTCTGCACTGGCAGTTTACTGGAATTGTCCTGCGGCCGGATACGGCAGATGACTGCAGCGGCGTTTATTCCGGCAGTGCCGTGGCGGCAAAAGAAATTCTGCATTTATTTTATACAGGAAACGTCAAAATGCCCGGCAGCTACGACTATATCACAGCAGGGCGTGGCAGCAATGTCTTGCACGTGACCAGCAGAGACGGCCGGCAAATGAGCCCCAAGCGGTGCCTGCTGCGCAATGCGGATTACCCAGGGTGCACCTGCCATGTGCGTGACCCGAAAGTTTGGCACAGCGAGCAGGGGTGGAAAATGGTGCTTGGCGCCCGCAGCACAGCGGACAAAGGCCAGGTGCTGGTCTTTCACGGCAGTGACCTGGACCATTGGCAGTACGCCGCCACCATTACTACACCGGAACCTTTTGGCTATATGTGGGAGTGCCCGGATTATTTTCGACTTGACGGCCGCGGGGTGCTCAGTGTTTCGCCGCAGGGCCTGCCGCACAGCGCGCTGCGCTACCAGAATGTCTATCAAAGCGGCTGGTTTTCGGCGGCAGGCAAACTGGAAGAAGGGCACCTGGACGCCTTTACCGAGTGGGACAGAGGCTTTGATTTCTATGCGCCGCAGACTTTCTGTGCACCGGACGGCCGCCGTATCCTCATTGGCTGGATGGGTTTGCCTGACATTGCATACCAAAACCCAACCACTTCCTTGGGCTGGCAGCACTGCCTGACCGTTCCGCGGGAATTGTCGTGGGACAAAAAGGGCCGGCTGTGCCAGCACCCGGTGCGCGAGCTGCAGGCGCTGCTTGGCACCGCACAGACTCTTTCAGCCGGCAGCAGCACTGCTGCAACTCTGCCGTTTGCGCTCTCTGCATCACCGGAAAAGAGCTTTTCCATTACCCTTGCAGAGGGACTTACCTTGCGGTACAATGAAGAAGAAAAGCTGTGCCAGCTATGCTTTACCGACAAAGCACTGGGCGGCGGGCGCACTCTGCGCAGTGTGCAGATGGACTGCTGCCATGATGTGCAGATTTTGGTGGATCGCTCGTCGCTTGAGATTTATCTTAACGGCGGTGCGGTGGTATTTAGTACCCGCTTTTATCCGAAGGAAGAAGAAATTGCCCTGCAGCTGTCGGGCACAGATGCAGCTTTGCGTCCGATGCGGGCTATGGAGGTGATTGGCTTTGTCCAATAA
- a CDS encoding carbohydrate kinase encodes MSNKKLYAIGEALIDFIPGQTGCAFSEVKSFSPALGGAPANVCGAFTRLGGKSEMITQLGDDPFGHKIADELKEYGVGTGHICFTKAANTALAFVSLGKNGERTFSFYRSPSADMLLTPEQIERPWFDDAFALHYCSVSLGDTPMKRAHEAAIRYAKEAGAIISFDPNLRFSLWQDADELRRVVLSFIPCSHVLKISDEELKFLTGTADIQKALPQLFLGDVQLILYTCGKEGAWAFTRSAQAFSPADKQTRAVDTTGAGDAFAGSFLYSLAANNITAHQLAGLSEEELYRFLAFSNRCCDFSVQRHGALASYPKQSEVQEEF; translated from the coding sequence TTGTCCAATAAAAAATTGTACGCCATAGGGGAGGCTCTCATCGACTTCATTCCTGGACAGACAGGCTGCGCTTTTAGCGAAGTGAAAAGCTTTTCTCCGGCTTTGGGCGGTGCGCCGGCAAATGTTTGTGGCGCTTTCACCCGGCTGGGCGGCAAAAGCGAAATGATTACGCAGCTGGGGGATGACCCCTTTGGACACAAAATTGCAGATGAATTAAAAGAATACGGTGTGGGCACTGGCCACATCTGCTTCACAAAGGCCGCAAATACGGCGCTTGCCTTTGTCAGCCTTGGCAAAAACGGAGAGCGTACATTCTCGTTTTACCGCAGTCCGTCTGCCGATATGCTGCTGACGCCAGAGCAGATTGAGCGCCCGTGGTTTGACGATGCCTTTGCCCTGCATTACTGCAGTGTTTCTTTAGGGGATACCCCGATGAAGCGTGCGCACGAGGCTGCCATTCGCTACGCAAAAGAGGCGGGCGCCATCATTAGCTTTGACCCGAACCTGCGCTTTTCCCTTTGGCAGGATGCAGATGAGCTGCGCCGGGTAGTGCTTTCCTTTATTCCTTGTTCTCATGTACTGAAAATTTCAGATGAAGAATTGAAATTTCTGACGGGTACAGCGGATATTCAAAAAGCGTTGCCACAGCTTTTTCTGGGGGATGTGCAGCTAATTCTGTACACCTGCGGCAAAGAGGGAGCGTGGGCCTTTACACGCAGCGCACAGGCTTTTTCACCAGCCGACAAACAAACACGCGCGGTGGACACCACCGGCGCAGGCGATGCCTTTGCCGGATCGTTCCTGTACAGCCTTGCTGCAAATAATATTACCGCACATCAGCTTGCTGGTCTTTCGGAAGAGGAACTGTATCGTTTCCTGGCATTTTCAAACCGCTGCTGCGATTTCAGTGTGCAGAGGCATGGTGCACTCGCTTCTTACCCGAAACAGAGTGAAGTACAGGAAGAATTTTAA
- the glgB gene encoding 1,4-alpha-glucan branching protein GlgB: protein MYERILREYLQGQSCEAYLALGAHKADEYGQAGFRFTVYAPHAESVFLIGEFSEWNAWQMQRSPAGFWSIFVEGARDGQMYKYRIQTPEGYFDRADPFGFYAEVRPATASRVCDLDGFTWTDAGWMASRTKNYNAPLSIYEVHPGSWRIKEKKKDADRFYTYDELIDTLLPYVKQEGFTHIELLPLTEHPLDASWGYQVSGYFSATSRYGAPQQLMHFIDCCHREQIGVIMDFVPAHFISDNYALSKFDGTYLYESADPSLRNSEWGTTFFDFTKPHVVSFVKSSVDFWLTYYHFDGIRYDAVSRLLYVCGQENRGINDAGVWFLRNANYAMQQRHPTAMLIAEDSTSFLKVTAPVEYGGLGFDYKWDLGWMNDALDYMMKRPDERPAFSQEITFSMSYFYNDIFLLPLSHDEVVHGKRTIINKIYGDYDDKFPQLRLFWLYMFTHPGKKLNFMGNELAEFKEWDEDAELGWNLLTYPKHDAFHRFVIALQKFYRDNPALYRSDYHPKGFEWMDLSNSGRCIFSYCRENIESTGCEELYIALNFSARPAISYFLPVRQPGTYTEVFNTDLTDYGGNGHHNPDTSSRRRNTEGICIDLPAYSGLVFRKR, encoded by the coding sequence ATGTATGAAAGAATCCTGCGCGAATACCTGCAGGGACAGAGCTGTGAAGCATACCTGGCGCTGGGCGCACACAAAGCCGATGAATACGGACAAGCGGGCTTTCGCTTTACGGTATATGCACCCCATGCAGAGAGTGTCTTTTTGATTGGGGAATTTTCCGAGTGGAACGCTTGGCAGATGCAGCGTTCTCCGGCGGGCTTTTGGTCTATTTTCGTAGAGGGCGCCCGCGATGGACAAATGTATAAATACCGCATACAAACCCCTGAGGGGTACTTTGACCGGGCCGATCCCTTTGGTTTTTACGCAGAGGTGCGCCCCGCCACGGCCAGCCGAGTCTGTGACTTGGACGGCTTCACTTGGACCGATGCCGGCTGGATGGCTTCCCGCACGAAAAACTACAATGCGCCGCTTTCCATTTATGAGGTCCACCCCGGCTCTTGGCGCATAAAAGAAAAGAAAAAAGATGCAGACCGCTTTTACACTTATGATGAACTCATTGATACCCTGCTGCCCTATGTTAAGCAGGAAGGCTTTACCCATATTGAGCTATTGCCACTGACTGAACATCCGCTGGATGCCTCTTGGGGCTACCAGGTTTCCGGCTATTTTTCTGCCACCAGCCGCTATGGCGCCCCGCAGCAGCTGATGCACTTCATTGACTGCTGCCACCGGGAGCAAATCGGCGTAATCATGGACTTTGTACCGGCGCATTTTATTAGCGACAACTATGCGCTCAGTAAATTCGATGGTACCTATTTATATGAAAGCGCCGACCCCTCGCTGCGAAACAGCGAATGGGGCACCACTTTCTTTGACTTCACTAAACCGCACGTTGTCAGCTTTGTGAAATCCTCTGTCGATTTCTGGCTGACCTACTACCACTTTGACGGTATCCGCTACGACGCGGTCTCCCGCCTTTTGTATGTCTGCGGCCAAGAAAACCGCGGCATAAATGACGCGGGCGTGTGGTTTTTGCGCAACGCCAACTATGCCATGCAGCAGCGCCACCCCACTGCCATGTTGATTGCTGAAGATTCCACCAGTTTTCTCAAAGTGACCGCGCCGGTCGAGTACGGCGGACTTGGCTTTGACTATAAATGGGATTTGGGCTGGATGAATGACGCCCTGGACTACATGATGAAGCGCCCAGACGAGCGCCCCGCTTTTTCGCAGGAAATCACCTTCTCCATGAGCTATTTTTATAATGATATTTTCCTACTGCCACTGTCGCATGATGAAGTCGTACACGGCAAGCGTACGATTATCAATAAAATATACGGTGACTACGACGACAAATTTCCGCAGCTGCGTCTGTTCTGGCTCTACATGTTTACCCACCCCGGCAAAAAGCTGAATTTTATGGGCAATGAACTGGCAGAGTTTAAAGAATGGGACGAGGACGCCGAACTCGGCTGGAACCTGCTGACATACCCAAAGCACGACGCTTTTCACCGCTTTGTCATTGCCCTACAGAAGTTTTACCGGGATAACCCCGCTTTATACCGCAGTGACTACCACCCCAAGGGCTTTGAATGGATGGATCTTTCCAACAGTGGGCGGTGTATCTTCTCGTACTGCCGAGAAAACATAGAGTCCACCGGCTGCGAAGAGCTGTACATCGCGCTGAATTTTTCCGCACGCCCTGCAATCAGCTATTTCCTGCCGGTACGTCAACCGGGCACTTATACGGAAGTCTTTAACACGGACCTCACCGATTACGGCGGAAACGGCCACCACAATCCGGATACTTCTTCCCGCCGCAGGAACACCGAGGGCATCTGTATAGACCTGCCCGCCTACTCCGGCCTGGTCTTCCGCAAAAGATAA
- a CDS encoding Cof-type HAD-IIB family hydrolase → MEDYKLIAMDLDGTLTTSKKKISPATQETLLRAQHEGVRLALVSGRPTPGVLPLARQLQMDRWDGYIVSFNGAKIVSCKTGNVLYERYLPQELLPRLCGLNKKHPLVTMVYSSDTIVTETPDSQYARSDGRINHMPIEEVPNLLQRIDFHVNKFLFAGDPEYIANLLPSLRREFPTCSIYCSEPYYLEVMPNNVDKGQALSVLLGRLGLNRSSLLACGDGFNDISMVRFAGMGVAMENAQPPVKEAADFVTRTNDNDGVAYAVQKFIFHKT, encoded by the coding sequence ATGGAGGACTATAAACTGATCGCGATGGACCTGGACGGAACTTTGACAACTTCAAAAAAGAAGATCAGTCCCGCTACTCAGGAAACTTTGCTGCGTGCGCAGCACGAGGGGGTCCGGCTCGCGCTGGTTTCGGGCAGGCCGACCCCCGGCGTACTGCCGCTGGCCCGGCAGCTGCAGATGGACCGCTGGGACGGCTACATTGTCTCTTTCAACGGCGCAAAAATTGTGTCTTGCAAGACCGGCAATGTCCTTTACGAGCGCTACCTGCCGCAGGAACTGCTGCCGCGGCTGTGCGGCCTGAATAAAAAGCACCCGCTGGTCACAATGGTTTACAGCAGCGACACCATTGTCACCGAAACACCCGACAGCCAGTATGCGCGCTCGGACGGCCGTATCAATCATATGCCGATTGAAGAAGTACCCAACCTTCTGCAGCGCATTGATTTTCACGTAAATAAATTTCTCTTTGCCGGCGACCCGGAATATATTGCAAACCTTCTGCCCTCTCTGCGCAGGGAATTCCCCACCTGCAGCATTTACTGCAGTGAGCCGTACTACCTGGAAGTAATGCCGAATAATGTCGACAAAGGGCAGGCGCTTTCGGTTCTGCTGGGCCGGCTAGGGCTAAACCGCAGCTCTCTTTTGGCCTGTGGGGATGGCTTTAACGACATCTCTATGGTGCGCTTTGCAGGCATGGGGGTCGCCATGGAAAATGCACAGCCGCCGGTAAAAGAAGCCGCCGACTTTGTCACCCGCACCAACGATAATGACGGCGTCGCCTATGCTGTGCAGAAATTTATTTTTCACAAAACGTAA